The Pongo abelii isolate AG06213 chromosome 21, NHGRI_mPonAbe1-v2.0_pri, whole genome shotgun sequence genome has a window encoding:
- the RBM38 gene encoding RNA-binding protein 38 isoform X2 codes for MLLQPAPCAPSAGFPRPLAAPGAMHGSQKDTTFTKIFVGGLPYHTTDASLRKYFEGFGDIEEAVVITDRQTGKSRGYGFVTMADRAAAERACKDPNPIIDGRKANVNLAYLGAKPRSLQTG; via the exons ATGCTGCTGCAGCCCGCGCCGTGCGCCCCGAGCGCGGGCTTCCCGCGGCCCCTGGCCGCCCCCGGCGCCATGCACGGCTCGCAGAAGGATACCACGTTCACCAAGATCTTCGTGGGCGGCCTGCCGTACCACACTACCGACGCCTCGCTCAGGAAGTACTTCGAGGGCTTCGGCGACATCGAGGAGGCCGTGGTCATCACCGACCGCCAGACGGGCAAGTCCCGCGGCTACGGCTTC GTGACCATGGCCGACCGGGCGGCAGCTGAGAGGGCTTGCAAAGACCCGAACCCCATCATCGACGGCCGCAAGGCCAACGTGAACCTGGCATATCTGGGCGCCAAGCCGCGGAGCCTCCAGACGG GCTGA
- the RBM38 gene encoding RNA-binding protein 38 isoform X3: MLLQPAPCAPSAGFPRPLAAPGAMHGSQKDTTFTKIFVGGLPYHTTDASLRKYFEGFGDIEEAVVITDRQTGKSRGYGFGIIFVLEGHISQALNFEGRSWNPGGIFVGEPQVTMADRAAAERACKDPNPIIDGRKANVNLAYLGAKPRSLQTGFAIGVQQLHPTLIQRTYGLTPHYIYPPAIVQPSVVIPAAPIPSLSSPYIEYTPASPAYAQYPPATYDQYPYAASPATAASFVGYSYPAAVPQALSATAPAGTTFVQYQAPQLQPDRMQ, from the exons ATGCTGCTGCAGCCCGCGCCGTGCGCCCCGAGCGCGGGCTTCCCGCGGCCCCTGGCCGCCCCCGGCGCCATGCACGGCTCGCAGAAGGATACCACGTTCACCAAGATCTTCGTGGGCGGCCTGCCGTACCACACTACCGACGCCTCGCTCAGGAAGTACTTCGAGGGCTTCGGCGACATCGAGGAGGCCGTGGTCATCACCGACCGCCAGACGGGCAAGTCCCGCGGCTACGGCTTC GGGATTATTTTTGTCCTTGAAGGCCACATTTCCCAGGCCTTGAACTTTGAGGGGAGGAGCTGGAATCCAGGAGGCATCTTTGTGGGAGAGCCCCAG GTGACCATGGCCGACCGGGCGGCAGCTGAGAGGGCTTGCAAAGACCCGAACCCCATCATCGACGGCCGCAAGGCCAACGTGAACCTGGCATATCTGGGCGCCAAGCCGCGGAGCCTCCAGACGG GCTTTGCCATTGGGGTGCAGCAGCTGCACCCCACCTTGATCCAGCGGACTTACGG GCTGACCCCGCACTACATCTACCCACCAGCCATCGTGCAGCCCAGCGTGGTGATCCCGGCTGCCCCCATCCCATCACTGTCCTCACCCTACATTGAGTACACGCCGGCCAGCCCGGCCTACGCCCAGTACCCACCGGCCACCTATGACCAGTACCCATACGCCGCCTCGCCTGCCACAGCTGCCAGCTTCGTGGGCTACAGCTACCCAGCCGCCGTGCCCCAGGCCCTCTCAGCCACAGCCCCCGCGGGCACCACCTTCGTGCAGTACCAGGCGCCGCAGCTGCAGCCCGACAGGATGCAGTGA
- the RBM38 gene encoding RNA-binding protein 38 isoform X1, producing MLLQPAPCAPSAGFPRPLAAPGAMHGSQKDTTFTKIFVGGLPYHTTDASLRKYFEGFGDIEEAVVITDRQTGKSRGYGFVTMADRAAAERACKDPNPIIDGRKANVNLAYLGAKPRSLQTGFAIGVQQLHPTLIQRTYGLTPHYIYPPAIVQPSVVIPAAPIPSLSSPYIEYTPASPAYAQYPPATYDQYPYAASPATAASFVGYSYPAAVPQALSATAPAGTTFVQYQAPQLQPDRMQ from the exons ATGCTGCTGCAGCCCGCGCCGTGCGCCCCGAGCGCGGGCTTCCCGCGGCCCCTGGCCGCCCCCGGCGCCATGCACGGCTCGCAGAAGGATACCACGTTCACCAAGATCTTCGTGGGCGGCCTGCCGTACCACACTACCGACGCCTCGCTCAGGAAGTACTTCGAGGGCTTCGGCGACATCGAGGAGGCCGTGGTCATCACCGACCGCCAGACGGGCAAGTCCCGCGGCTACGGCTTC GTGACCATGGCCGACCGGGCGGCAGCTGAGAGGGCTTGCAAAGACCCGAACCCCATCATCGACGGCCGCAAGGCCAACGTGAACCTGGCATATCTGGGCGCCAAGCCGCGGAGCCTCCAGACGG GCTTTGCCATTGGGGTGCAGCAGCTGCACCCCACCTTGATCCAGCGGACTTACGG GCTGACCCCGCACTACATCTACCCACCAGCCATCGTGCAGCCCAGCGTGGTGATCCCGGCTGCCCCCATCCCATCACTGTCCTCACCCTACATTGAGTACACGCCGGCCAGCCCGGCCTACGCCCAGTACCCACCGGCCACCTATGACCAGTACCCATACGCCGCCTCGCCTGCCACAGCTGCCAGCTTCGTGGGCTACAGCTACCCAGCCGCCGTGCCCCAGGCCCTCTCAGCCACAGCCCCCGCGGGCACCACCTTCGTGCAGTACCAGGCGCCGCAGCTGCAGCCCGACAGGATGCAGTGA